The bacterium genome segment TATGTTGAGCTCACGGGCCATGTCCTGGAGCTCCGCGAGGGTCTTGGTTTCGAGTTCGGCTATCGGCACGGCTAGATCACCTCTCCTGTTCGGTCCCCACCGCGGCGAGGGCTCAGCCGCGCGCGGTGCGCCGGGCCTCGAGTTCTACTTGAAGCCGGCGGGCATCCGCCAGGAACTTCTCGAGCCCGATGTCGGTCATCGGGTGGTTGAAGAGCTGCTCCATGACCCTAAACGGCATCGTGGCCACGTGGCAGCCGACCAGCGCGGACTGGATCACGTGGACCGGGTGGCGGAGACTGGCGGATAGCACCTTTGTCTCGAACCCGTAGTTCCGGTAGGCGTCGCAGATGTCGCGTGCGAGCTCCATGCCATCGGTGCCCGCGTCGTCCAGGCGTCCGACGAACGGGCTTACATAGGTTCCGCCCGCCTTCGCGGCTATCAGCGCCTGGGCCAGCGAGAACACCAGCGTGACGTTGCACCGAATGCCCTTCGCGCGCAGCACCCGCAGCGCCCGGATGCCCTCGGGCGTGATCGGGACCTTCACGACCACGTTGGGGGCCCAGGTGGCGAACTCCTCACCCTCCCGAATCATCCCCTCGGCATCGGCCACCGTCGCCTCGACGCTCACAGGGCCCGGGCAGATCGAGCAGATCTCCTGGATCAGACTCTTGTGCTCGCGGCCTTCCTTGGCGACATGGGTGGGATTCGTGGTAATGCCGTCGAGGATGCCCCACGACTGCGCGGCGCGGATCTCCTCGATGCTGGCGGTGTCGACGAAGAATTCCATTGCCGCTACCTTCCGGTGGCTTCGATGTACATGACCTCGGCGGCCTCGGTGGGACGCAGCATCTTGAGCGTGTCCCCGGGCCGCAGCTGCATCAGCAGTACCGGCTGATCGTTCCGGTAGATGGCGCTGACAACCGCCACCCGGTGCGATCGAACCTGGCGGTTCGCGTCCTCGACGACCACAACCGGGGGCGGCCCGCCACGGACCTCGCGCAGCGTCGCGGTCACATAGTCGTAGCGGCCCAGCGCCTCCATCAGGACGTTGAGGGCAAAGATCGCCTCGCCGCGGTTGGCGGTCCGCGCCGGCCGGAAGGTGTTGTCGGCCAGGGGAAGGACGATCTTGCGGTCAATGGCCACCACCACGCTCCCACGCAAATCTGATGGGATATCGCGCGCGTCGGCCACCACCAGCGTATCGTTGGCCCGGCGCAGCGCCTCCACTTCAAGGCCCATGGCGCGCACGATGAACGCCGCCAGTTCGGCCCTCGTCACCGGCAGCCTGGGCCTGAACGTGTTGTCGGGATACGCCGAGATCAGCCCGCGCTGAAACGCGATCAAGATCGTTGTGGGATTCTCCTTGGTCGTGTGCACTGCGACCAGCTCGTAGCGGCCCGGCCGGACCGGCTGGGAGTTCTGGTCGAGCTGCTTCCACCGCGACGCGAACTTCATTGACTGGTTGGCGGCCAGAGACACGGGCCGCTCCATGGGGACGAACGGCCGGTTCAGCGACCAGCGCGCCACCTCGTTCCCTTCCGCGTCGCGGATCACGAAGTCGTGGAACTGCGAGGTCGTGTACTCAAACGCGACATCCTGCAGCAAGAACACCTTGAGTCCCGGCTTGATCTGGACGGCGCCCTCATCGTAGAGCTCCAGAACCGAGCCGTCCGCGCGCGCCTCCAGCACCCGGAACCTTGCGACCTTGCCGCGTGTTACTCCAGCCGCGGCACGGGTCTCGGTGTACAGCTCGCCCTCGACCCCTGCCTTCAGCCCGTCACGGTCACTCATCTTGATGCGCGTCCGTCCGCGGTCCGGGGACAGGAACTCGGTCTCACGGCCCGGACCATCGTTGGCGATCGTGAAGGTGATCTCGATCTCCTCGTCGGGACCGTACGTGGTCTTGTTTGCCGTCAGGGCGTACCGGACGGTACCCTTCCTTACCTCGGTTCTCGTGGCCGAGACCGTGCCCATTATCGAGGCCGCGGCGACGGCCATCCGGTCTGCCGCCGGAATCTGGTCCACGTCGCGGAAGTCGGGCGGACGCACCCCACCCGTGGGTATGCCGAGCGCGCGGGCCAGGAACAGCGCCATGTCCAGCCGGGTGACAGGTTCCTCAGGGGCCAGCCGGCCGTCAGGCAGGCGAATCGCCAGTCCCTTCGCCACCATCCGCTCCGCGGCCCGCCGCGATGGGTGCGTGCTCATGTCCGTGAAGATCTGGGCGGTGGCCGGAGCCGCGGCCAGGGCAATCAGGACCAACACCGCGGCCAAGCGTGTGCGAATCGTCATCACAGGTGCGCCTCCCTCGGGATTACCGATGGCGTGCAGGTCTATCAGAACTGTTCACCGCGTGATTTGTGGTTCGAACATCGTCTGGGACACAACCCCGGAAGTTTCGTTTGGGCCGGAGATTGATAGCGGCAAGCGGCGACCGCGCACCTGCCGCCGGTAGATCTTGAGATATTCGTATCACACAGGCCGATGCCATTGCAATAGCAACCTCGGCCGAATCGAACCGGTGCCGATCAGGTGGGCCTCCGATCACATGCTTTCGGGGGTTGAAACCCCCAGCAGCCCCAGCGTGCGCCGCAGCACTATCCGGGCAGCCTCGACCAGGGCCAGCCGCGCGGCGGTCAGGTCCGGATCGTCGGTCAGAACGCGGCAGTGGGCGTAGAAGAGATGGAACGCCTCGGCAACCTCGCGGGCATACGCGCAGAGACGATGGGGCTCACGCCGCAGACCTGCCAGTCGGACAACCTCGGGAAGTTCGCCCAGGGCGTGGATCAGAGCGGCCTCGCGTTCGTCGGCCAGGCGCTCCAGCGGGCGGTCCAGCGATGAGCAGGCGTCTCCGCCACCTGCCTTCCCGGTTGCCTCGCGCAGGATGCCGGCGATACGCGCATGGGCGTACTGCACGTAGTACACGGGGTTGTCCTGCGAGGGCTGAAGCGCCAACGCGACGTCGAAGTCCATGGGAACCGAGGGCGAGGCCATCGCGAAGAAGTACCTTGCGGCGTCCACCCCGACGGCGTCCATCAGCTCCCGCAGGGCCACGAACTCGCCGCTGCTCTTGGACATGCGCAGGGACTCACCCGCGTTCTTCAATCGCACGTGCTGGTAGATGAGGATTTCCAGGGCCTCGGGCGGGACGCCCATCGCGGCCAGCCCGCCCTTGACGCGGGCCACATCGCCGATGTGATCAATGGCCCAGACGTTTATCATCATGTCGAAGCCGCGCGCCAGCTTGTCGAGATGGTAGGCTATGTCGCTGCCGAAGTAGGTCCACTCGCCGGTGGACTTGACGATCACCCGGTCCTTGTCGTCACCAAAGCAGGACGAGCGAAACCAGGTCTTGCCATCGGCCTCGTAGATGTAGTCGCGGGCCCGAAGCTCGGCGAGCACCCGGTCCACCGCCCCTGAACGAATCAGCCCGCGCTCGCTGAACCAGGTGTCGAACCTCACACCAAACCGCTCGAGCACCTCTCTGATGTCCGCGACGGCCGCGGTCACGCTCACGTCTCGGAAGTGGTCCAGGCGCTCGTCCTGGGAGGCCCGCAGCCATCTGTCGCCGTCGTCCGCAACGATCCTGCCTGCCAGGTCCTTGACATACTCGCCCGGGTAGCCCCCCTCGGGAAACGGCGTGGGCTGCCCGAGCATGTTCAGGTAGTGGGCCTCAACCGAACGCGCCAGGTTGTGCACCTTCTGGCCGGCATCGTTCATGTAGTACTCGCGCGAGATAGAGAATCCAAGAGCCCCCAGCAGGTTGGCCAGCACGTCGCCTATAACCGCGTTGCGGCCGGCACCGACGTGAAGCGGGCCTGTGGGGTTGGCGCTGACGAACTCGACGTTCACGCGCCGACCGGCGCCGATCGTCTGCAGGCCGTAGCCGTCCCCGAGCCGGCAGATAGTCGCAACCAAGTCGCGCTTCCAGGGCCAGGCAACCGTCAGGTTGATAAACCCGGGGCCGGCGACCTCGAGACGCTCGATGCGATCAGGGGGAGGCGCGTAGGCCTCGATCAGGCGCTGCGCGATCTCGCGGGGCTTCCCGCCGACGTGCTTGGCCAGCAGCAGTGCCGCGTTGGTCGCATAGTCGCCGTGCCGGCGATCCCTGGGAACCTCCACATCGAACGGCGGCACATCACCCGAGGGAATCGCGCCGGATTCCATGGCGCGGGTGATGGCGTCCCGGATCTCTCGCCTCAGGGCCTCGCGAAACATCGCCTTACTATACCACCTACGCCGTGCGGGATACCGGCGCGCGGGGTGCAGGCGCGAGGGGCGCGGGCGTGAACTTCCCCAGAACGCGCGGCCCGGCTGCCCCGGTTGCGGCCGGCACGTTCGTGGCCAGCCCGGCCACCGCGTCGGAGGCCAGCAGCGCAAACGCCATCGCCTCCTTCAGCTTGCCGTCCACCCCGAACTCCTCGCAACGGTAGACCGGAAGACCCAACCCCGAGGCAATGCGCCCGCGCAGGAAGTCGTTGTAGGATCCGCCGCCTCCCAGCACCACCTCGTCCAGCCCGGCCCGAGGAATCAGGAACTCGCGGTAGGCCCGCACGATCGAATCTGCGGTCAGCGCCGAGACGGTGGCCACGGCGTCCTCTGGGCCGAGCCCGCGGCGGAGCGCCTGTTCAAGGAGTGCCGCGGCGAACGGTCGGCCGTAGACCTCTCGGCCGGTGGTCTTGGGCGGGGAGAGCCGCAGAAACGGATCGCCCATCAGCTCGTCCAGCCAGTCTTCGTGCACCCGTCCCCTGGAGGCCATCGCGCCCCCGTGGTCGTATGCCTGGGCCCCGCCGGTGGTGAGTTGCACCACGCCGTCAATCAGCATGTTACCGGGACCGGTGTCGAACGCCAGGGCGTCGCCGGGACCGCATCCGGCCGGTAGATAGGTGACGTTACCGATTCCCCCGATGTTCTGCACAGCGCGCGTGCGCGCGGGGTGCCGGAACACGACCAGGTCGAAGTACGGCACCAGCGGCGCGCCGTGCCCGCCGGCGGCAATGTCGGCCACGCGGAAGTCGGCCACCACCGGCAGGCCGGTGCGCTCCGCTATCACCGCCGATTCCCCTAACTGCAGCGTCGCGCCGTCCGGGCTGGGAATGTGCCAGACCGTCTGGCCGTGCGAGCCGACCAGATCCACCTCTGCCGGATGCAGCCCGGCCTGGGCGATCACCGCCAGCGCCGCGTCCGCGAAGAGGTCGCCCAGTCGGAAGTTGAACCGGCACAGGCGATCCACCGAGGCGGTCGCCGGATTGAACATGGAGAACAGCTCGTCACGATCCGCATCGGAGAAAGGCACCGTCAGGCCGGCGACCAGCCGCACCCGTGCCTCCAGCCCGGCGCCGGCGATCTCAACGAGAGCGGCGTCAATCCCATCGGCCGAGGTGCCCGAGATCAAGCCCACCACCCGCTTCGGGTCTTTGCGCGCAAGAATAGCCGCGGTTCTCACCGTCCGCACCCCTCATCTCTGGCCTCGATTGCCGCCCGGACAAACCCGCCCGCCCGTTCCAGCAGCCGCTCGGCCTCCTGGCGCCCCACCCTTGCCAGCGCCATAACGATGGCGACCTTGGTGCTGCCGCCGGCCTCGTCCAGCAGTCGGCCGCCGGCGTCGGCATCCAGGCCGGTCGCCTGCGCCACCATGCGCCGCGCGCGCGATTCCAGCTTCTGGTTGCTGGGCGGCATGTCCACCATCAGGTTCGAATACACCTTGCCCAGCCGAACCATGGCCGTGGTGCTGAGCATGTTCAGCACCATCTTCTGGGAGGTCCCGGCCTTCATGCGCGTCGAACCGGTGAGGACCTCCGGGCCGGTAACCGGCGTGATGGGAATATCCACCGCCCGCTCCAGCAGCGAGCCGGGGGCATTGCACAGACCGATGATGGTGCAGCCGCGCCTCCGCGCCTCTGCGACGGCTCCCAGCACGAACGGCGTCACGCCGCTGGCGGCGATTGCCACGACCGCGTCGTTGCCTCCTGCGCCGATTGCCGATACCTCCGCGGCGCCCGCGGCAGCGTCATCCTCGGACGGCGCAGCCGATCCGATTGTGGCCTGCGAACCTCCGGCGACGAGGACCGGAATCAGCCCCGGCTCAACCCCGAAGGTGGGCGGCCACTCCAGCGCGTCGAGCAGGCCGATCCGCCCACTGGTGCCGGCGCCTACGTAGATGACGCGGCCCCCGGAGCGCACGGCCCGCACGATGGCTTCCACCGCCTGCGCAATCTGGGGGATCTCGGCGGCCACGGCATCGGGGACGCTGTCATCCTCCTGGTTGATCACACGCAGGATCTCCTCGGTGGAGAGGCGGTCCATCTCCATGGTCCTGGGATTGCGCTGCTCTGTCTCCAGTTCCCAGTAGTTCACCCTGGGCCGTTGATCAGGCGGTGTCATCGCGATCACCTCGCTCGCGCCACGCGGTCTCAATGCCTGCCGCTCGGGCCGCCAGCAGCGCGGCGCCGATCTCAGGCGGGAAGCGGGCAGGGGTCAGCACGGCCGGGCACGCTCGGGCGTCAAGCGCCCGCATCATCAGCCCGGCCATAGGCCCACCCTCGCCCAGTACCCCTCCGGACGCCACCAGCGTGAACCTGTTCTGCTCCCAGCCCAAAACACGCGCAACGGCGTCCACCATCGCGGCAAGCCCATCACCGGCGCGCTCCAGGATGCGCGCGGCAACCGGATCTCCCGCTGCCGCGGCTTCCACCGCCAGCGGGGCGACCGACGCGACCGCGTCTATGCTCGCTCCGCGCACGGCGGCCTTGAGCGCCGCAAGCGAAGCGATGCCGAATCGTGCCCGGACCGCTTCAACCATGAGGGTGGTATCCCCGCGGCCGTCGTACGCGCGCATCGCGGCCCGCAGTACAGCGCGGCCGATGGAGTATCCGCTGCCTTCATCGTCGAGGAGCGGTCCCCATCCTCCGGCACGCGCCCGCCGGCCGCCCTCGTCCACCCCGAACGCTATGGAACCGGTGCCGGCTATGATCACCACGCCGGGCGACAGCGCTGTGCCGCCGGCCAGCGCGGCCGCGGCGTCGTGATCCACATGCACGAACCGGGCGATGTTGGCCCTGGTGAGCGCGCCGATCAGCCGCTCGCGGATTGCCGGGTCGTCTGCACCGGCCAGCCCGGCTCCGAGCGCGGCTACCGTCTCCGCCATGCCGGAAGTGGCCAGTGCCTCGCGCGCCGCGGCCACTACAACGGCCGCCGCTTCCTCGGGCTCCCGATGGTAGGCGCTCGAGGAGCGTACCGACGCCGTCGAGATCACCGACCCGGTCGAGGACACCACTGCCGCGCGGGTCTTCGACGCGCCCCCATCCACCCCGATCAGCACCACCTCAGCCATCTGGGTCAACCATCGAGGGCCTCGATCACCGCGTCGTGGAACGCCGGGCGGAAAGCCTGGATCTCCTCCCGCTGTGCAGTAGGATGCACGCGGTTGGTCAGCAGCACCACCACCAGGTCGCGCGCGGGGTCCACCAGTATGGAGGTCCCTGTGAAACCGGTGTGGCAGTACGCCTGCATCGAGGCGCGCGTGCCGGCAGAGGGCCCGCCCTGCAGGCTCCACCCGAGCCCTCCTCGACCCGGGCCCGGCTGCCCTGTCTGGTCCCGCGTGGCTTCCGCAACGGTCGCCGGACGCAGGACGCGCGCGCCGTCCATCGCCCCGCCGCGCAGCATGGCCGCGCCGAACCGTGCAACGTCCCCGGCGGTGGCGAACAGCCCGGCGTGACCCGCCACCCCGCGTCCCAGGTGCCAGGCGTTGCCGTCGTGCACCTCGCCCCGAAGCAGGTGGGTTCGCCAGGCGAACCCCCTGCCCAGCCCCTGCTCGCGAGCCTTCATCCGCTCATAACCGTTCCCGACCTCGGTGGCGGCGCAGCGCGTCCGCCATGCCCGCGGCGGCGAGAACCGCGTCGCCCCAAGACCCAGCGGACCGAAGATACGCGCGCGCGCGTAGGCGTCGAGGGACATCCCGGTGAGGCGCTCCACCAGGTACCCCAGCAGGATGAACCCCAGATCGCTGTACTCCACCCGCGACCCGGGCGGCGCCAGAACGGGTGTGGCGCAGATGCGCGCCGCCGCTCCTTCGATGGATCGGCAGGCGCCCGCGCGCTCCCGCCCTCCCCCCGAAGGACGCGCGACTTTGAGGTAGAGCATCTCCCAGGCCGGGAGCCCCGCGGTGTGCGCCAGCAGGTGGCGGACCGTCGCCTCTGCCTTTCCTCCCCAGGCGAAGCGAGGGATGTGTATCGCGACCGGGGCATCGAGATCAACCGCGCCTCTTTCCCAAAGCTGGAGCACGGCGGTCGCAGTGGCCATCGGCTTGGTCAGACTGGCCAAATCGAACACCGTCTCGATCATCATCGGGCGGCGCCGGGGAACCACCTGCGCATCCCCGAACGCCTGGTGCAGCAGCCAGTCCTTCCCCCTGGCCACCGCGACGACCGCGCCGGGGAAGATACCGTCCCGCAGCCCCTCTGCCACGCGCGCCTCTACCACCTCACGTACGCGCACCGCCCGGCGCATCGGCCTGGCGGTCATCGCAGCCTCGGATCGAGCAGGTCACGCAGGCCGTCGCCCAACAGGTTGAATCCGAGCACGACGATCATGATCGCCAGGCCGGGAAAGACGGCGTTCCAGGGAGCCAGCTCGAGCAACTGCCGCCCGTCGCTGAGCATGTTGCCCCACGAGGGCGTAGGCGGCCGCGTGCCGAGCCCCAGGAAACTGAGCGCCGACTCCGAGAGGATAGCCAGCGACAGACTCAGCGAGATCTGCACGATCATCGGGGCCATCACGTTGGGAATGACGTGCCTCCACATGATCCGCGCGTTGGCCATCCCCAGCGCCCTGGCGGCGTCAATGAACTCGAGCGAGCGCACGCCCAACGCCGCGGCCCTGGCCACGCGCGCGAACTGGGGCGTGTAGACGATCCCGATGGCGATCACCAGGTTGAACAGGCTGGTGCCCAGCACGGCCATGATCGCGATAGCGAGGAGGATGGCCGGGAACGCAAAGACGACGTCCATGATCCGCATCGAGACCGAGTCCCACCACCCACCGTAGTATCCCGCGGACAGACCGACCGAGGTCCCCATCGCCACGGCCGCCAGCACGGACAGAAAGGCGACCACCAGGGAGACGCGCGAACCCATCAGCACGCGGCTGAACACGTCGCGGCCGAACTCGTCGGTGCCGAAAAGGTACCGGCCGCCGGGCGGAGAGAGCGCGTCCTCTGGGGACATGACCCGGACGTCGTGGGGAACTACCGCGGGTGCCGTCACCGCTATCCCAATGCTGGCAAAGATAATGACGAAGCCGATCGGCGCGACGCGGTTGCGCAGGAACCGGCGCGCCCACCACCGCCAGCCGGTGCCCAGGCGCGGCCCCGCGGCCGCCGGCGCCTTACCCGTATCGGATGCGCGGATCAATCCAGGCATAGAGCAGATCCACCACCAGGTTGGTAACGACGAAGAGCAGGGCAATGGTCAGCACGACCCCCTGCACCACCGGATAGTCGCGCTGGAAGATCGCCTGCAACACAAGGCGGCCCATCCCGGGGAGGGCGAAGATCTCCTCGATCACCACGGTGCCACCCAGCAGGTAGCCCATCTGAAACCCCACAACGGTAATGACCGGGATCATCGCGTTCGGCAGGGCGTGGCGGAGCATCACGGCCGATGCCCGCAGCCCCTTGCCCCGAGCGGTCCGGACATAGTCCTGCCCCAGCACCTCGAGCAGCGACGAGCGGATGTAGCGCATCAGTATCGCCGCGATCGCCACCCCCAAGGCGATGGCCGGCAGGTAAAGACTCTCCAGCGTGCCGAGGGGATTCTGCGACAAGGGGACATACTGGCCGAGCGAGACGTGCAGGTATCGGGAGAAGACGAGAATCAGCATCGCGCCGAGCCAGAAGTTGGGCATCGAGAGGCCGAGCAGCCCGCCGATGCGCGTCAGCACGTCAAACGCCGAGTTGCGCGTAACCGCCGAGAGGATGCCGAGCGGCACCGCAATGGTCAGCGCAATGGCCAGTGAGAACATCGCGAGCTGAAACGAGAGCGGCAGCCGCGCCATGATGTCGGGAAGCACCGGGCGCGAGGTCCGCAGCGAAACGCCGAAATCCCCGCGGAGAATCCGTCCCAGGTAGTCAACGAACTGCGCCCAGATCGGCTTGTCCACCCCAAAGAACCGGCGCAGCTCGGCCATCTGTTCGGGCGTCATCTCTACCTGGGTTCCCAGGAAGAGCTGGACGGCGTCTCCCGGTATCAGACGTATCAGCAGGAAGACGACGGCGAGTATGCCGAGTAGTACGGGAATGAGCGCCAGCAGGCGCGTGGCCAGATACCTTTGCATGGATGGATACTGGTTGGGTCCCGGGGGGCGGTTCGCCGCCCCCCGGGATTACACTCTCACTTGATCCCGTTACTCGCGATCCTGTTGCCTACGATCGCGCTGCCTGAGTACGGCAGTGCCTATCGCTCGATCGTCGCCCTCTCCAAAAGGTAGAGGGCGCCGTTGCCTATGATCCTGAAGCCCTTCACATACCCCTGAAGCACCTGTGTCTCCATGGGCACGTAGAGGAACAGGGCCGGGGCGGCCTCTATCAAGGCGCGCTGCAGCTCGTCGTAGATCGGCCTGCGCGCATCTGCCTCGAGGTTCACGCGGCCCCGCTCCAGCAGCCGGTCTATTGCCGCGTCCTTGAACAGGAAGTTGTTGACCCCTCCGGTGCTGTGGAACGTGCGGTACAGGAACCGGTCGGGATCCGGATCGCCCCCGCGCAGCTCGATCATCGTGTCGAAGTCGCGGGCAACCCACCGGTTGATGTAGGTTCCCCACTCGAGCGTCTCCAGCGTCGCGGTCACGCCGATCGCCCGGAGCTGCTCCTGGATCACCTGCGCCACCGCGATGCCTCCCTCGTAGGTCGGAGAGGTTACGATCCGCGTGGCGAAACCGGCCGGGTGTCCGGCCTCGGCTAGTAGCTGGCGGGCGCGCGCGATGTTCTGGGTATAGGACGGGAAGCGCGATGTCGGCAATGCCCACGGCGTGGGTGCCGATACCGGCCCTGAGACCGTCGCGAAGCCGAACTCCGCGGTGTTCACGATCGCCTGCCTGTCAATCGCGAACGAGAAGGCGTACCGCACCCTAGGGTCGGTGTAGGGCGGCCGGCTGGTGTTGAACGCGAAGATCCTAAGGTTGATGCCGGCCTTCTGCATAACGTTCAGCGCCGCCTCGCGCCGCGCCGCGGCAATCACCGGGCCCTGGTTTATCGTGGCCATGTCCAGCGCGCGCGTCCGAACGCCGGCAAGCAGCGATGCCTGATCAGGTATGACCCGGATGATCAGCGTGTCGAAGTTCGGGAGGCCGCTGCGGAAGTAGTTGGGGTTCTTCACGAGGCGCATGAAGTTGTCGGGCACCCATTCCGCCAGCATGTACGGTCCGGTGCCGGCGACGTTCCGCTGCAGGTTGCCGTGCCGCAAGACGGCCGCCTTCTCGACGATCGAGAGGTTGGCCGAGCACAGGCCGGACAGCAGCGATGCCAGCGGGAAGACCATCTTGACCCGCACCGTGTAGCGATCCGGGGTGTCAACCTCCTTGATGACGTCAATGAACGACCGGCCGGGTGCCCGCGTCGCCGGATCCAGCACGCGATCGAGGGTGAACTTCACGTCCTCGGACGTCATCTCGGCGCCGCTGTGGAACTTCACCCCGCGGCGCAGCCGGAAGATCGCGGTGCGGGGATCGGGGAACTCCCATGACTCGGCGAGATCCGGCTCGATCTCAAGCTTGTCGTTGTAGCGAACCAGCTTGTTGTACAGGAAGTCAATGCGCCGGAACGAAGAAAACGCGGTCACCAGGT includes the following:
- the fsa gene encoding fructose-6-phosphate aldolase encodes the protein MEFFVDTASIEEIRAAQSWGILDGITTNPTHVAKEGREHKSLIQEICSICPGPVSVEATVADAEGMIREGEEFATWAPNVVVKVPITPEGIRALRVLRAKGIRCNVTLVFSLAQALIAAKAGGTYVSPFVGRLDDAGTDGMELARDICDAYRNYGFETKVLSASLRHPVHVIQSALVGCHVATMPFRVMEQLFNHPMTDIGLEKFLADARRLQVELEARRTARG
- a CDS encoding S-layer homology domain-containing protein, giving the protein MTIRTRLAAVLVLIALAAAPATAQIFTDMSTHPSRRAAERMVAKGLAIRLPDGRLAPEEPVTRLDMALFLARALGIPTGGVRPPDFRDVDQIPAADRMAVAAASIMGTVSATRTEVRKGTVRYALTANKTTYGPDEEIEITFTIANDGPGRETEFLSPDRGRTRIKMSDRDGLKAGVEGELYTETRAAAGVTRGKVARFRVLEARADGSVLELYDEGAVQIKPGLKVFLLQDVAFEYTTSQFHDFVIRDAEGNEVARWSLNRPFVPMERPVSLAANQSMKFASRWKQLDQNSQPVRPGRYELVAVHTTKENPTTILIAFQRGLISAYPDNTFRPRLPVTRAELAAFIVRAMGLEVEALRRANDTLVVADARDIPSDLRGSVVVAIDRKIVLPLADNTFRPARTANRGEAIFALNVLMEALGRYDYVTATLREVRGGPPPVVVVEDANRQVRSHRVAVVSAIYRNDQPVLLMQLRPGDTLKMLRPTEAAEVMYIEATGR
- the argS gene encoding arginine--tRNA ligase → MFREALRREIRDAITRAMESGAIPSGDVPPFDVEVPRDRRHGDYATNAALLLAKHVGGKPREIAQRLIEAYAPPPDRIERLEVAGPGFINLTVAWPWKRDLVATICRLGDGYGLQTIGAGRRVNVEFVSANPTGPLHVGAGRNAVIGDVLANLLGALGFSISREYYMNDAGQKVHNLARSVEAHYLNMLGQPTPFPEGGYPGEYVKDLAGRIVADDGDRWLRASQDERLDHFRDVSVTAAVADIREVLERFGVRFDTWFSERGLIRSGAVDRVLAELRARDYIYEADGKTWFRSSCFGDDKDRVIVKSTGEWTYFGSDIAYHLDKLARGFDMMINVWAIDHIGDVARVKGGLAAMGVPPEALEILIYQHVRLKNAGESLRMSKSSGEFVALRELMDAVGVDAARYFFAMASPSVPMDFDVALALQPSQDNPVYYVQYAHARIAGILREATGKAGGGDACSSLDRPLERLADEREAALIHALGELPEVVRLAGLRREPHRLCAYAREVAEAFHLFYAHCRVLTDDPDLTAARLALVEAARIVLRRTLGLLGVSTPESM
- a CDS encoding anhydro-N-acetylmuramic acid kinase, which codes for MRTAAILARKDPKRVVGLISGTSADGIDAALVEIAGAGLEARVRLVAGLTVPFSDADRDELFSMFNPATASVDRLCRFNFRLGDLFADAALAVIAQAGLHPAEVDLVGSHGQTVWHIPSPDGATLQLGESAVIAERTGLPVVADFRVADIAAGGHGAPLVPYFDLVVFRHPARTRAVQNIGGIGNVTYLPAGCGPGDALAFDTGPGNMLIDGVVQLTTGGAQAYDHGGAMASRGRVHEDWLDELMGDPFLRLSPPKTTGREVYGRPFAAALLEQALRRGLGPEDAVATVSALTADSIVRAYREFLIPRAGLDEVVLGGGGSYNDFLRGRIASGLGLPVYRCEEFGVDGKLKEAMAFALLASDAVAGLATNVPAATGAAGPRVLGKFTPAPLAPAPRAPVSRTA
- the murQ gene encoding N-acetylmuramic acid 6-phosphate etherase, translating into MNYWELETEQRNPRTMEMDRLSTEEILRVINQEDDSVPDAVAAEIPQIAQAVEAIVRAVRSGGRVIYVGAGTSGRIGLLDALEWPPTFGVEPGLIPVLVAGGSQATIGSAAPSEDDAAAGAAEVSAIGAGGNDAVVAIAASGVTPFVLGAVAEARRRGCTIIGLCNAPGSLLERAVDIPITPVTGPEVLTGSTRMKAGTSQKMVLNMLSTTAMVRLGKVYSNLMVDMPPSNQKLESRARRMVAQATGLDADAGGRLLDEAGGSTKVAIVMALARVGRQEAERLLERAGGFVRAAIEARDEGCGR
- a CDS encoding BadF/BadG/BcrA/BcrD ATPase family protein, with protein sequence MAEVVLIGVDGGASKTRAAVVSSTGSVISTASVRSSSAYHREPEEAAAVVVAAAREALATSGMAETVAALGAGLAGADDPAIRERLIGALTRANIARFVHVDHDAAAALAGGTALSPGVVIIAGTGSIAFGVDEGGRRARAGGWGPLLDDEGSGYSIGRAVLRAAMRAYDGRGDTTLMVEAVRARFGIASLAALKAAVRGASIDAVASVAPLAVEAAAAGDPVAARILERAGDGLAAMVDAVARVLGWEQNRFTLVASGGVLGEGGPMAGLMMRALDARACPAVLTPARFPPEIGAALLAARAAGIETAWRERGDRDDTA
- a CDS encoding serine hydrolase domain-containing protein, whose product is MTARPMRRAVRVREVVEARVAEGLRDGIFPGAVVAVARGKDWLLHQAFGDAQVVPRRRPMMIETVFDLASLTKPMATATAVLQLWERGAVDLDAPVAIHIPRFAWGGKAEATVRHLLAHTAGLPAWEMLYLKVARPSGGGRERAGACRSIEGAAARICATPVLAPPGSRVEYSDLGFILLGYLVERLTGMSLDAYARARIFGPLGLGATRFSPPRAWRTRCAATEVGNGYERMKAREQGLGRGFAWRTHLLRGEVHDGNAWHLGRGVAGHAGLFATAGDVARFGAAMLRGGAMDGARVLRPATVAEATRDQTGQPGPGRGGLGWSLQGGPSAGTRASMQAYCHTGFTGTSILVDPARDLVVVLLTNRVHPTAQREEIQAFRPAFHDAVIEALDG
- a CDS encoding ABC transporter permease, which produces MPGLIRASDTGKAPAAAGPRLGTGWRWWARRFLRNRVAPIGFVIIFASIGIAVTAPAVVPHDVRVMSPEDALSPPGGRYLFGTDEFGRDVFSRVLMGSRVSLVVAFLSVLAAVAMGTSVGLSAGYYGGWWDSVSMRIMDVVFAFPAILLAIAIMAVLGTSLFNLVIAIGIVYTPQFARVARAAALGVRSLEFIDAARALGMANARIMWRHVIPNVMAPMIVQISLSLSLAILSESALSFLGLGTRPPTPSWGNMLSDGRQLLELAPWNAVFPGLAIMIVVLGFNLLGDGLRDLLDPRLR
- a CDS encoding ABC transporter permease; amino-acid sequence: MQRYLATRLLALIPVLLGILAVVFLLIRLIPGDAVQLFLGTQVEMTPEQMAELRRFFGVDKPIWAQFVDYLGRILRGDFGVSLRTSRPVLPDIMARLPLSFQLAMFSLAIALTIAVPLGILSAVTRNSAFDVLTRIGGLLGLSMPNFWLGAMLILVFSRYLHVSLGQYVPLSQNPLGTLESLYLPAIALGVAIAAILMRYIRSSLLEVLGQDYVRTARGKGLRASAVMLRHALPNAMIPVITVVGFQMGYLLGGTVVIEEIFALPGMGRLVLQAIFQRDYPVVQGVVLTIALLFVVTNLVVDLLYAWIDPRIRYG